Proteins encoded within one genomic window of Haloplanus vescus:
- the tgtA gene encoding tRNA guanosine(15) transglycosylase TgtA: MREHFEVRHGDALGRIGALTVPRAGRTVETPALLPVINPNLETVAPARLEAEFGAEILITNSYIIRSTDDLRERALDEGLHDMLDFSGAIVTDSGSFQLAEYGDIDVTTREILEFQHDIGSDVATPVDVPTPPDVSREQAEADLETTEQALADAAAVDTGEMLVNAPVQGSTHLDLREAAARHADATDLDVFPVGAVVPLMNDYRYDDVVDVVAASKRGLGADAPVHLFGAGHPMMFALAVAMGCDLFDSAAYAIYARDDRYLTVRGTKHLEDIEYFPCECPVCSAHSPAEIRAADDGERERLLAEHNLHVSYGELRRIKQAIRDGSLLELVETRARGHPSMLDGYRALLDHARQIERHDPASKGSFFYCSAESARRPEVVRHHDRLARLDTPDSLLLTEGNAPSGDRFDAAWRLLPPFGPVPRALSETYPFTAELPDRTDDAACEAAARGVAELVAANPETDVTVSHDDWPASALGMLPASVTVEPLGARPDRVE; the protein is encoded by the coding sequence ATGCGCGAGCACTTCGAAGTGCGACACGGCGACGCCCTCGGCCGAATCGGGGCATTGACCGTGCCGCGCGCCGGTCGGACCGTCGAGACGCCGGCGCTGCTCCCCGTGATCAACCCAAATCTCGAGACGGTGGCGCCTGCTCGCCTCGAAGCCGAGTTCGGCGCCGAGATTCTCATCACCAACTCCTACATCATCCGCAGCACCGACGACCTGCGCGAACGCGCCCTCGACGAGGGACTGCACGATATGCTCGACTTCTCGGGCGCCATCGTCACCGACTCCGGGTCGTTCCAACTCGCCGAGTACGGCGACATCGACGTGACGACCCGCGAGATTCTGGAGTTCCAACACGACATCGGCTCGGACGTGGCCACGCCCGTCGACGTGCCGACGCCGCCCGATGTCTCCCGCGAACAGGCCGAAGCCGACCTCGAAACCACGGAACAGGCCCTCGCCGACGCCGCCGCCGTCGACACCGGCGAGATGCTGGTCAACGCCCCGGTGCAGGGGTCGACACACCTCGACCTGCGCGAGGCGGCCGCCCGCCACGCCGACGCCACCGACCTCGACGTGTTCCCCGTCGGCGCCGTCGTCCCCCTGATGAACGACTACCGATACGACGACGTGGTGGACGTGGTCGCGGCGTCGAAACGCGGCCTCGGCGCCGACGCGCCCGTCCACCTCTTCGGCGCCGGTCACCCCATGATGTTCGCCCTCGCCGTCGCCATGGGGTGTGACCTCTTCGACTCCGCCGCCTACGCCATCTACGCCCGCGACGACCGCTATCTCACCGTCCGCGGCACGAAACACCTCGAAGACATCGAGTACTTCCCCTGCGAGTGCCCGGTCTGTTCCGCGCACTCGCCGGCCGAGATTCGCGCCGCGGACGACGGAGAGCGCGAACGCCTCCTCGCCGAACACAACCTCCACGTCTCCTACGGCGAACTCCGTCGCATCAAGCAGGCCATCCGCGACGGTTCCCTCCTCGAACTCGTCGAGACGCGCGCCCGCGGCCACCCGTCGATGCTCGACGGCTACCGCGCGCTCCTCGACCACGCCCGACAGATCGAACGCCACGACCCGGCCTCGAAGGGGTCCTTCTTCTACTGCTCCGCCGAGAGCGCGCGCCGGCCCGAGGTAGTCCGCCACCACGACCGACTCGCCCGACTCGACACCCCCGACAGCCTCCTGTTGACCGAGGGGAACGCGCCCTCCGGCGACCGGTTCGACGCCGCGTGGCGCCTCCTCCCACCCTTTGGCCCCGTGCCGCGGGCGCTCTCGGAGACGTATCCATTCACCGCCGAACTCCCCGACCGAACGGACGACGCGGCCTGCGAGGCGGCCGCGCGCGGCGTCGCCGAACTCGTCGCCGCCAACCCCGAGACGGACGTGACCGTCTCCCACGACGACTGGCCGGCGTCGGCGCTCGGGATGTTGCCCGCCTCGGTGACCGTCGAACCACTGGGCGCGCGCCCGGACCGCGTCGAGTGA
- a CDS encoding formate/nitrite transporter family protein, translated as MADSNSAAPDGSHDDDVLADKLSTDEVYQRVVADADHEITSGTRELFFSALAAGFAITVTFLLYASVTATTDSKFVGVLLYPLGFIYIIIGGYQLYTENTLPPVALTLERLVSIPTLVRHWLVVLAGNFLGGGLGAVALAYGGVFDDTTATVAAEFAQKGIATPATDLFVKAAFAGLIVAGVVWINFAARDTVSRLAVVYLAFLAIPMGNLFHVVVSFTEVVYLALVSGVNPGPALLEFVLPVLVGNTLGGILLVTVVNYYQTSDRRLEIDRFQNVRRLSIREWLLGSLAGRSYVPVIDTVEDIVRDPEAYRILIPIANPRTETGVVKLACQLASSHEKGTVHVVHVVQAPRRWAPDADAAQRDRIRNESERLLEDTRQIGTTYDVSFETSTVVTPRSFEEVFSLARRTNPNLVVMDWDREGLWSSARAERPLDELTNRLPCDFLVVNDRGLDTSKILLPTAGGPDSDLNAAVARALQQVASAEVELLHVVADEADHRAGEAFLRNWADTHDLTDVTVTVDSGDVEPAIARAATDSTMLMLGATEQGLLSRLVQNSLHLDVINDVDCSVLLAERPSRRSVWERLFGSPSRDRRPARAFRDRVESPTDDE; from the coding sequence ATGGCCGATTCGAACTCCGCGGCTCCGGACGGGAGTCACGACGACGACGTGCTTGCCGACAAGCTATCCACCGACGAGGTGTATCAGCGCGTGGTCGCCGATGCCGACCATGAAATCACCTCGGGGACGCGCGAGCTGTTCTTCAGCGCGCTGGCCGCGGGTTTTGCAATCACCGTCACCTTCCTGCTGTACGCCTCCGTCACGGCGACGACCGACTCCAAGTTCGTCGGCGTCCTGCTCTACCCCCTTGGATTCATCTACATCATCATCGGCGGCTACCAGCTGTATACGGAGAACACGCTCCCACCGGTGGCGCTGACGCTGGAGCGACTGGTGTCGATTCCCACGCTCGTCCGGCACTGGCTGGTCGTCCTCGCCGGCAATTTCCTCGGTGGCGGCCTCGGCGCCGTCGCTCTCGCGTACGGCGGCGTGTTCGACGACACCACCGCGACGGTCGCGGCCGAGTTCGCACAGAAGGGCATCGCCACACCCGCGACTGACCTGTTCGTCAAGGCTGCCTTCGCGGGCCTCATCGTCGCCGGCGTCGTCTGGATCAACTTCGCCGCCCGCGACACCGTCTCCCGACTGGCCGTCGTCTATCTCGCCTTCCTCGCCATCCCGATGGGGAACCTGTTCCACGTCGTCGTCTCCTTCACCGAGGTGGTCTATCTGGCGCTGGTGTCGGGCGTCAATCCCGGCCCCGCACTGCTCGAATTCGTGTTGCCCGTCCTGGTCGGCAACACCCTCGGCGGCATCCTGTTGGTGACGGTCGTCAACTACTACCAAACCTCCGACCGCCGGTTGGAGATAGACCGCTTCCAGAACGTCCGCCGCCTCTCCATTCGGGAGTGGTTGCTGGGGTCGCTCGCCGGGCGGTCGTACGTCCCCGTCATCGACACCGTCGAGGACATCGTCCGCGACCCCGAGGCCTACCGCATCCTGATCCCCATCGCCAACCCCCGGACCGAGACCGGCGTGGTCAAGCTGGCCTGCCAACTGGCCAGTAGCCATGAGAAAGGGACAGTCCACGTCGTCCACGTCGTGCAGGCGCCGCGCCGGTGGGCGCCGGACGCCGACGCGGCCCAGCGGGACCGAATCCGAAACGAGTCCGAACGCCTCCTCGAGGACACCCGACAGATCGGCACCACCTACGACGTGTCCTTCGAGACGTCGACGGTCGTCACGCCGCGGTCCTTCGAGGAAGTGTTCTCGCTCGCCCGCCGGACCAATCCCAATCTGGTCGTGATGGACTGGGACCGCGAGGGCCTGTGGAGTTCGGCCCGCGCGGAGCGCCCCCTCGACGAGTTGACCAACCGACTCCCCTGTGACTTCCTCGTCGTCAACGACCGCGGACTCGACACGTCGAAGATTCTGCTGCCGACCGCGGGCGGCCCCGACTCCGACCTGAACGCCGCGGTCGCTCGCGCCCTCCAGCAGGTCGCGAGCGCGGAGGTCGAGTTACTCCACGTCGTCGCCGACGAGGCCGATCACCGGGCGGGCGAGGCCTTCCTCCGGAACTGGGCAGACACGCACGACCTGACGGACGTGACTGTCACCGTCGACTCGGGCGACGTGGAACCGGCAATCGCCCGCGCAGCCACCGACAGCACGATGCTCATGCTCGGGGCGACCGAACAGGGTCTGCTCTCGCGCTTGGTCCAGAACTCGCTCCACTTGGACGTCATCAACGACGTGGACTGCTCGGTGCTGTTGGCCGAACGTCCCTCCCGGCGCTCGGTCTGGGAGCGACTGTTCGGGTCGCCCTCGCGGGACCGACGCCCTGCGCGGGCGTTCCGGGACCGCGTCGAATCGCCCACCGACGACGAGTGA
- a CDS encoding CPBP family intramembrane glutamic endopeptidase has product MPDISDRTVARVRAVVVALLVAGIGLATGLVLVFGLSVALALLGVDPSPFVLLVVSLVSIQGVAFGGVALLYLRFRGRSLGSVGLRLPSLRDLLFAVGGYVAAFVAAISGAIVISITGAPAGENQVSQFASSDPSVLLWLVPASFLLIGPGEELLFRGIVQGRLRETFDRVPGVVLASALFAAIHYLALTGGAGGRLVTITILFFPALVFGTVYELSENLVVPSLVHGAYNATLFALAYVAIRLSESGMAPSGTEASQALLALL; this is encoded by the coding sequence ATGCCCGATATCTCCGACCGCACGGTCGCCCGCGTCCGGGCCGTCGTGGTCGCCCTCCTCGTGGCTGGCATCGGCCTCGCTACCGGCCTCGTCCTCGTCTTCGGTCTCTCGGTAGCTCTCGCCCTCCTCGGCGTCGACCCCTCACCGTTCGTCCTCCTCGTCGTCTCCCTCGTCTCGATTCAGGGGGTCGCGTTCGGCGGTGTCGCCCTCCTATATCTCCGTTTCCGGGGCCGTTCACTCGGGAGCGTCGGGCTCCGACTCCCGTCGCTCCGTGACCTCCTGTTCGCCGTCGGCGGGTACGTGGCGGCGTTCGTCGCCGCCATCTCCGGGGCTATCGTCATCAGCATCACCGGTGCGCCCGCCGGCGAGAACCAAGTGTCGCAGTTCGCCAGTTCCGACCCCTCGGTCCTGCTCTGGCTCGTCCCCGCCTCGTTTCTGCTCATCGGCCCCGGCGAGGAACTGCTCTTCCGGGGCATCGTTCAGGGTCGCCTGCGCGAGACGTTCGACCGGGTGCCGGGCGTCGTCCTCGCGAGCGCCCTCTTCGCCGCCATCCACTACCTCGCGCTCACCGGCGGCGCAGGCGGGCGTCTCGTGACGATTACCATCCTCTTCTTCCCGGCGCTCGTCTTCGGGACCGTCTACGAACTGTCCGAGAACCTCGTCGTCCCGTCGCTGGTCCACGGCGCCTACAACGCGACGCTCTTCGCCCTCGCGTACGTCGCCATTCGCCTCTCGGAATCGGGGATGGCGCCCAGCGGCACCGAGGCGTCACAGGCCCTCCTCGCCTTGCTGTAG
- a CDS encoding NOB1 family endonuclease produces the protein MHVLDSSAFIHEYHTSEQMASVPAVEAELEDESAYRFDAMEGAGMHIHIPADNTIETIERAAVETGDGEELSDTDVRLVAAAFELDGTLVTDDYAMQNVAEHLGVTVEVIAREGITEQRNWRFQCQGCGREFDDHRDRCPICGSDLSRKNPA, from the coding sequence ATGCACGTTCTGGACTCTTCTGCGTTCATTCACGAGTATCACACCTCCGAGCAGATGGCGTCGGTCCCCGCCGTCGAAGCGGAACTCGAAGACGAGAGCGCCTACCGCTTCGACGCCATGGAGGGCGCGGGGATGCACATCCACATCCCGGCCGACAACACCATCGAAACCATCGAGCGCGCGGCCGTCGAGACGGGCGACGGTGAGGAACTCTCCGACACTGACGTTCGCCTTGTCGCGGCCGCGTTCGAACTCGACGGAACGCTCGTCACCGACGACTACGCGATGCAGAACGTCGCCGAGCATCTCGGCGTCACCGTCGAAGTCATCGCGCGCGAGGGCATCACCGAACAGCGCAACTGGCGCTTCCAGTGTCAGGGCTGTGGCCGCGAGTTCGACGACCACCGCGACCGCTGTCCCATCTGCGGGAGCGACCTCTCGCGGAAGAACCCCGCCTGA
- the pepF gene encoding oligoendopeptidase F produces MSSVPERSEIDAEDKWALESIFESDEDWEDAFEDVRERVDDLAAYEGRVTESPEVLLELLNLHEDLLRDVSVVSTYASLRSSEDTRNQEYQAMSARAESLAADARSAASYIEPELQELDEAELKAFVEEEPALAEYEHYFDDVLRQKPHTRSKEIEELLADLSEVTDAASDVYSMLSNADMEFPTVEDPDGDDIEISLGNFTKLQKHPNREFRQEVHEAFYDRWADVRNSVGTSLKKSVTSDVKLARARNYETAREAALDGPNVPSSVYDNLLETVRDNLDYLHRHAELKADALGVDDLQMWDLYASMAEGEPPEIPYEQAVEYVTEAVAPLGDAYQERMAEGLDSRWVDVYENRGKRSGAFSAGTYDTQPFILLNYQDDVASMFTLAHELGHSMHSELTNEAQPWQYSSYDIFVAEVASTVNETLLTHHLLETVEDERLRRHVLDEYLERFRSTLFRQTMFADFELQIHEIVEDGGALTPDRFDDIYGELKETYYEPAVVDDRIPREWMRIPHFYMGYYVYQYSTGISAATAIVDRILDEGDAAAADYRDALEMGGSAYPVDVLQTAGVDMTTAGPIEDALAVYGTYLDEMETLL; encoded by the coding sequence ATGAGTTCGGTTCCCGAACGCAGTGAGATAGACGCCGAGGACAAGTGGGCGCTGGAGAGCATCTTCGAGAGCGACGAGGACTGGGAGGACGCCTTCGAAGACGTCCGCGAGCGAGTCGACGACCTCGCCGCGTACGAGGGCCGAGTGACGGAGAGCCCCGAGGTGCTCCTCGAACTGCTGAACCTTCACGAGGACCTGTTGCGCGACGTGTCCGTCGTCTCGACGTACGCCAGCCTGCGGAGCAGCGAGGACACTCGCAACCAGGAGTATCAGGCCATGTCGGCGCGGGCGGAGTCGCTCGCGGCCGACGCGCGCAGCGCGGCGAGTTACATCGAACCCGAACTACAGGAACTCGACGAGGCGGAGCTCAAGGCGTTCGTCGAGGAGGAACCCGCTCTCGCCGAGTACGAACACTACTTCGACGACGTGCTCCGGCAGAAACCGCACACGCGCTCGAAGGAAATCGAGGAGCTGCTGGCCGACCTCTCGGAGGTGACCGACGCCGCGAGCGACGTGTACAGCATGCTCTCGAACGCGGACATGGAGTTCCCGACGGTGGAGGACCCCGACGGCGACGATATCGAAATCTCGCTGGGCAACTTCACGAAACTCCAGAAACACCCGAACCGCGAGTTCCGACAGGAGGTCCACGAGGCCTTCTACGATCGGTGGGCAGACGTGCGAAACAGCGTGGGCACGTCGCTCAAAAAGAGCGTCACGTCGGACGTGAAACTCGCCCGAGCGCGCAACTACGAGACGGCGCGGGAGGCGGCGCTCGACGGCCCGAACGTCCCGAGCTCGGTGTACGACAACCTCCTCGAAACGGTGCGGGACAACCTCGACTATCTCCACCGACACGCGGAACTGAAAGCGGACGCACTCGGCGTCGACGACCTGCAGATGTGGGACCTCTACGCGTCGATGGCCGAGGGCGAACCGCCCGAAATCCCCTACGAGCAGGCGGTGGAGTACGTCACCGAGGCGGTCGCACCGCTCGGCGACGCCTATCAGGAGCGCATGGCCGAGGGCCTCGACTCGCGGTGGGTCGACGTCTACGAGAACCGAGGCAAGCGGTCGGGGGCGTTCTCGGCGGGGACCTACGACACCCAACCGTTCATCCTGCTGAACTACCAAGACGACGTGGCCTCGATGTTCACGCTGGCGCACGAACTCGGGCACTCGATGCACTCGGAGCTGACCAACGAGGCCCAGCCGTGGCAGTACAGCAGTTACGACATCTTCGTCGCGGAGGTGGCGAGCACGGTCAACGAGACGCTGTTGACCCACCATCTGCTGGAGACGGTCGAGGACGAACGCCTCCGCCGGCACGTCCTCGACGAGTATCTGGAGCGGTTCCGGTCGACGCTCTTTCGCCAGACCATGTTCGCCGACTTCGAGCTGCAGATTCACGAAATCGTCGAGGACGGCGGTGCGCTCACGCCCGACCGCTTCGACGACATCTACGGCGAACTGAAGGAGACGTACTACGAGCCAGCGGTGGTCGACGACCGAATCCCCCGCGAGTGGATGCGGATTCCCCACTTCTACATGGGCTACTACGTCTACCAGTACAGCACGGGCATCAGCGCGGCGACGGCCATCGTCGACCGCATTCTCGACGAGGGCGACGCGGCCGCGGCGGACTACCGCGATGCGCTGGAGATGGGCGGCAGCGCCTACCCAGTCGACGTGTTGCAGACGGCGGGCGTCGACATGACGACGGCCGGACCCATCGAGGACGCCCTCGCCGTCTACGGGACGTATCTCGACGAGATGGAAACGCTGCTCTGA
- the infB gene encoding translation initiation factor IF-2 yields the protein MSDSDTRDRSDTLRTPIVAVLGHVDHGKTSLLDKIRGSAVSEGEAGAITQHIGATAVPLDTISGIAGSLVDPDDFDLPGLLFIDTPGHHSFSTLRSRGGALADIAVLVVDVNDGFQPQTEEAIDILKRTGTPFIVAANKIDTTPGWNPQEGEPIQVTYEAQSDRARSRLDENLYEIIGELSDSGFSADLYWRVQDFQANIGVVPVSALTGEGVPDLLTVLMGLSQRYMKDEMAIDVEGPGAGTVLEVKEEKGFGTTLDVVMYDGTIREGDEIVVGGMQDPIVTEVRALLQPKPLAEIRTEKQFERVDAVAAAAGVKIAAPDLEDAMAGAPVRVIRNRTRETVIADVESELAQIEVETEEEGVVVKADTLGSLEAMANALVEAEVPILRAEVGDVAPRDVAVASTAGEDEHKVILGFNVDVLSNAERELESTDVRLFSDDVIYQLVEDYEAFVEERERAQQETVLDKIIRPARFQILPDHVFRQNDPAVVGVEVLSGTLKNNVNVGRFDGNEFERLGQLSGIQKQGEDVDEARAGERVSVAIDGPTVGRQIHEGDELWVDLPEKHAKILEQELDDEIPADELEALRGYLDNRRRRDPFWGK from the coding sequence ATGTCAGATTCGGATACACGCGACCGGTCGGATACGCTTCGCACCCCCATCGTCGCCGTGCTGGGGCACGTCGACCACGGGAAGACTAGCTTGCTCGATAAGATTCGCGGGTCGGCGGTCAGCGAGGGCGAGGCCGGCGCCATCACCCAGCACATCGGCGCGACGGCCGTGCCACTCGACACCATCTCGGGTATCGCTGGCAGCCTCGTCGACCCCGACGACTTCGACCTTCCCGGCCTGCTCTTCATCGACACGCCGGGCCACCACTCGTTCTCGACGCTTCGCTCTCGCGGCGGCGCACTCGCCGACATCGCCGTCCTCGTCGTCGACGTGAACGACGGCTTCCAGCCCCAGACCGAGGAAGCCATCGACATCCTCAAACGCACGGGGACGCCCTTCATCGTCGCCGCGAACAAAATCGACACCACGCCCGGGTGGAACCCACAGGAGGGCGAACCCATCCAGGTCACCTACGAGGCACAGAGCGACCGCGCCCGCTCCCGCCTCGACGAGAACCTCTACGAGATAATCGGCGAACTCTCGGACTCGGGCTTCTCCGCCGACCTCTACTGGCGCGTCCAGGACTTCCAGGCCAACATCGGCGTCGTCCCCGTCTCCGCGCTGACCGGCGAGGGCGTCCCCGACCTCCTGACGGTCCTGATGGGCCTCTCGCAACGGTACATGAAAGACGAGATGGCCATCGACGTAGAGGGACCGGGCGCCGGGACGGTCCTCGAAGTCAAAGAGGAGAAGGGCTTCGGCACCACCCTCGACGTGGTGATGTACGACGGGACGATTCGTGAGGGCGACGAAATCGTCGTCGGCGGGATGCAAGACCCCATCGTGACCGAGGTGCGGGCGCTCCTGCAACCCAAGCCACTCGCCGAGATTCGGACCGAAAAGCAGTTCGAGCGAGTCGACGCCGTCGCCGCCGCCGCGGGTGTGAAGATTGCCGCCCCCGACCTCGAAGACGCCATGGCCGGCGCGCCGGTTCGGGTCATTCGGAACCGCACGCGCGAGACGGTCATCGCGGACGTGGAGTCCGAACTCGCCCAAATCGAGGTCGAAACCGAGGAGGAGGGCGTCGTCGTCAAAGCCGACACGCTCGGTAGCCTCGAAGCGATGGCGAACGCCCTCGTCGAGGCGGAGGTTCCCATCCTCCGCGCGGAGGTGGGCGACGTGGCCCCGCGCGACGTGGCCGTCGCCAGCACCGCCGGCGAGGACGAACACAAGGTCATCCTCGGGTTCAACGTCGACGTGCTCTCCAACGCCGAACGCGAACTCGAATCGACCGACGTTCGCCTCTTCAGCGACGACGTCATCTACCAACTCGTCGAGGACTACGAGGCGTTCGTCGAGGAACGCGAACGCGCCCAGCAGGAGACGGTCCTCGACAAAATCATTCGGCCCGCGCGCTTCCAGATTCTCCCCGACCACGTCTTCCGCCAGAACGACCCCGCCGTCGTCGGCGTCGAAGTCCTCTCGGGCACGCTGAAAAACAACGTCAACGTCGGTCGCTTCGACGGCAACGAGTTCGAGCGACTCGGCCAACTCAGCGGCATCCAGAAGCAGGGTGAAGACGTAGACGAGGCCCGCGCGGGCGAACGCGTCAGCGTCGCCATCGACGGCCCGACGGTCGGCCGGCAGATCCACGAGGGCGACGAACTCTGGGTCGACCTCCCCGAGAAACACGCGAAGATTCTGGAACAGGAGCTCGACGACGAGATTCCGGCCGACGAGTTGGAGGCGCTCCGCGGCTATCTCGACAACCGTCGGCGGCGCGACCCCTTCTGGGGGAAATAG
- a CDS encoding DUF5811 family protein has protein sequence MNGNTPYGGAPGVAEAGQPSTDIELTQDQRRALRQAVAGIVSRTRSYLPDSYTVGSELSYGSNGPTATVAVRPPAGHPVSAGFTPDLDDLEAGIANAERDEVARGLAASAALQVMDAVGDGVKPTAR, from the coding sequence ATGAATGGAAACACGCCGTACGGAGGCGCACCCGGAGTTGCCGAAGCGGGACAGCCATCGACGGATATCGAACTTACGCAGGATCAGCGCCGGGCGCTCCGCCAGGCGGTCGCGGGTATCGTCTCTCGCACGCGCTCGTATCTGCCCGACAGCTACACCGTCGGGTCGGAGCTATCCTACGGTTCGAACGGGCCGACGGCGACCGTCGCCGTTCGCCCGCCGGCGGGCCACCCCGTCAGCGCAGGGTTCACGCCCGACCTCGACGACCTCGAGGCGGGAATCGCCAACGCAGAACGCGACGAGGTGGCACGCGGACTGGCCGCGAGCGCGGCCCTCCAAGTAATGGATGCCGTGGGCGACGGCGTCAAGCCGACGGCCCGGTAG
- the pan2 gene encoding proteasome-activating nucleotidase Pan2, with product MSRSPSLPDRPRLDLDPEMSDAERLDAIRQHYERMVRVNEELAERLDETDDRREELMEEVDHLKRRNEVLKTSSLYIATVEEVTDDGTIIKQHGNNQEVLTEPSPRIRKELSAGDRVAVNDSFGVQTILDDETDSRAQAMEVEESPTVTYDDIGGIDEQIREVREAVEDPLLTPELFEEVGVDPPSGVLLHGPPGTGKTMLAKAVANETDATFIKMAGSELVRKFIGEGSRLVRDLFELAEERQPAVIFIDEIDAVAAKRTDSKTSGDAEVQRTMMQLLSEMDGFDDRGEIRIMAATNRFDMLDEAILRPGRFDRLIEVPEPNAEGRAQILRIHTRDMNIAGDVDFEEVAEDLDGYSGADIASLATEAGMFAIRDDRTEVQMQDFRDAKAKIEDNSDSGPVMAFTDYQY from the coding sequence ATGTCACGGAGTCCGTCGCTGCCGGACCGTCCGCGGTTGGATCTCGATCCGGAGATGTCCGACGCGGAACGTCTCGACGCCATCCGACAGCACTACGAGCGGATGGTTCGGGTCAACGAAGAACTCGCGGAGCGTCTCGACGAGACCGACGACCGCCGCGAAGAACTCATGGAGGAAGTCGACCACCTCAAGCGGCGCAACGAGGTGCTGAAGACCTCGTCGCTGTACATCGCCACCGTCGAAGAGGTCACCGACGACGGGACGATAATCAAACAGCACGGCAACAACCAGGAGGTCCTGACGGAGCCCTCGCCGCGCATCCGAAAGGAGCTGTCGGCGGGCGACCGCGTCGCCGTCAACGACTCCTTCGGCGTCCAGACCATCCTCGACGACGAGACTGACTCGCGGGCACAAGCCATGGAAGTCGAGGAGTCGCCGACCGTCACCTACGACGACATCGGCGGCATCGACGAGCAGATACGCGAGGTCCGCGAGGCCGTCGAGGACCCCCTCCTGACGCCGGAACTGTTCGAGGAAGTCGGCGTCGACCCGCCGTCCGGCGTCCTCCTTCACGGGCCGCCGGGAACGGGGAAGACGATGCTCGCGAAGGCCGTCGCCAACGAAACCGACGCCACCTTCATCAAGATGGCCGGCTCCGAGCTCGTCCGCAAGTTCATCGGCGAGGGGTCGCGGCTGGTCCGTGACCTCTTCGAACTCGCCGAGGAGCGCCAGCCGGCGGTCATCTTCATCGACGAAATCGACGCTGTCGCCGCCAAGCGGACGGACTCGAAGACGTCCGGCGACGCCGAAGTCCAGCGGACGATGATGCAACTCCTCTCGGAGATGGACGGCTTCGACGACCGAGGCGAAATCCGCATCATGGCGGCTACGAACCGCTTCGACATGCTCGACGAGGCCATCCTGCGCCCCGGCCGGTTCGACCGCCTCATCGAGGTGCCCGAACCCAACGCCGAGGGCCGCGCCCAGATTCTCCGCATCCACACCCGTGATATGAACATCGCCGGCGACGTGGACTTCGAAGAAGTGGCCGAGGACCTCGACGGATACAGCGGTGCGGACATCGCCTCCCTCGCCACGGAGGCGGGGATGTTCGCCATCCGCGACGACCGCACCGAGGTGCAGATGCAGGACTTCCGCGACGCCAAGGCGAAAATCGAGGACAACTCCGACTCCGGCCCCGTGATGGCGTTCACGGACTACCAGTACTGA
- a CDS encoding DUF7522 family protein, translating into MTGPNDQRLHQFVHERAGDGYRALVRYDADEWEVLYVREDLSSETIEAAIPQIAEQLRERHALVREEESPMLGGVNATLEVHDDGVLLHLPEGSASGVVVSLDQRVARHLVEFIVQCTSVLNDGETAE; encoded by the coding sequence ATGACCGGTCCGAACGACCAGCGACTCCACCAGTTCGTACACGAGCGAGCGGGCGACGGGTATCGGGCGCTAGTGCGCTACGACGCCGACGAGTGGGAGGTGTTGTACGTCCGCGAGGACCTCTCGAGCGAAACCATCGAGGCGGCGATTCCACAGATCGCCGAGCAGTTACGCGAGCGACATGCGCTCGTCCGAGAGGAGGAAAGTCCGATGCTCGGCGGCGTGAACGCGACGCTCGAAGTCCACGACGACGGCGTCCTCCTCCACCTTCCGGAGGGGTCGGCGAGTGGCGTCGTCGTCTCGCTGGACCAACGGGTCGCGCGTCACCTCGTCGAGTTCATCGTGCAATGTACGTCAGTCCTCAACGACGGGGAGACGGCCGAATGA
- a CDS encoding PRC-barrel domain-containing protein, producing the protein MSDVLAENLSGKSVMGADGTELGMLYNITMNLKTGALNDLLVSPNEEFSASDSAFQQDEQGRLHVPVSRVQAVKDYIVIDR; encoded by the coding sequence ATGTCAGACGTACTCGCCGAGAACCTCTCTGGAAAGTCCGTTATGGGCGCTGACGGAACGGAACTCGGCATGCTGTACAACATCACGATGAACCTGAAGACGGGGGCCCTGAACGACCTCCTCGTCTCGCCGAACGAGGAGTTCTCGGCGTCGGACTCCGCGTTCCAGCAGGACGAACAGGGCCGACTCCACGTGCCAGTCTCCCGCGTGCAGGCAGTGAAAGACTACATCGTCATCGACCGGTAG